CACTCATGTATAGGCTATTCTTTTCATCTTCAGTAAGTTATGGAGGACATCTGATACTTGAAAGATCAACTATGAGTTGAAATGATCTTCCCATGCATTCCTGAAGTTTTGTTCTTCCACGAGTTCCACATAATCAAAGCTGGAACGGCTTGGTAGGCTGCCCTTAAGCTCGTATTTCCAAGTCTCCTCCACCACTCGTTGATCATGTGTATTATATGTTTGCCATCAATGTTAATGTAATaccccaaaaaatttcaaaaGTACTTAAGTAGTAAGtccggtaaattttgcaaagaaaataatgtttcatggtgtcagACTAAGCTTACgtgtttgggttgaacaatgcaccggaaagtaaagaaaactttttgtcggaaagtgcatttctgcggtccattgtgcgaccgcagaatcactctgcggaccgcataatggccgcagagtgaggcagttaattcgGCCAATTAGAAGTAATTGTGCGGTCAACtatacgaccgcataactgttatgcggtgcattatgcgaccgcataatggttatgcggaccgcatagtgaccgcatacacaggcagttcttttggctattttgtaaccaaatatgcgaccaatatgcggtccgcatatcggttatgcaatCGCATATGCGTTCTCATACCTTGTTCCAGAGCTccgttttttggatttttaaaacccgaccctatttcgttaaatatactctttgggccatttttgagacagaatctgatattttagagtgagagagagtgccctatagtgagaaggtgttcttccataatttttcttccattcttgctcaagttttttaagattaagaagggaagcttactaggtcttcatcctagaggtaagattctacaccctaaaccctaatttcgaaattttctgaaaatgggtaactagcaagatataTTTTTGGGcgtgagagttgtttattttacatgcatgtgttatcaaagggtgtaggaaaattgttgagctaaaaatggtaaagattaagttgtgggatgatgaagtccttcatagaaaggacattgaaacctcatgcacatctagtgtttgataaaatgctcaagtgagctagaaccatgatcatcttcctaattttgattcaatttgtgatatttctacaatagattgaagttgctaagaattccggaacatttaaagtgtaaggaagctcaagtgaggtatgttggctaaactcttctcttagaattgaatcccacgatattcatgtaaattatgtaagtcccgagtgattcattatgaaattggctattccgagtaagattgggttgaaagatatatgttcaacaagcatcccaaaggctctattcatgttatgttaccaattgaggatgtgttaaaatatgggcggtgcattaataatgtttcgactttaagtcaagttcaatgaaggctattatgccaaattttgtgaaatatctctatgtgcattagactctaaattgctcacatgtgcactacacactttgatttgaattatgtttattgttgatgatgaggatgatatttgaaattgataatgtgatcATGAactactgaatatggccaacatgccaagaatgatcttataattattgctactagtgccaatgaaatgaaaatatgtgaaagtattatgaaatgcgatgatcgatataaaaaggttgatgtctcaaataagacggcctagccggtcgggtcgtgatcggacaccatgccgcacacatggtggtgattgtgctgaaaattgtaattgaaatggtaattgtggttgatgtccctaatggatagcctagccgattgggtcgtgatcggactccgtgctaatgACGGTAgaattgatattgagagaaattgtggttgatgtctctaatgagatggcccaaccgatcgggtcgtgatcgggctccgtgctaagagtacggtggtaccggttttgtgaataatggtattgtgaacaatcgCATATCGATACTAAACAtttcccaatgtgagatatggaaattaatttgaacactgtcttgatcctaaattgaggtttgatgttgattaaggctttcattgatattatgataatcttatttttattatttgtcattctattgagagggtgtttagttatatatACTAGTGCTATCCGACAGTACtagcgtcccttttgccgggggcgctgcatctttcaatggatgcaggtggttccacagcaatagatattggtcagtgatagcagtgcaccttcttcccagctgacttggtgagccccgcttcattccggggtcatgaatcttttgtactttgtgtattctatttgaggtatagccggggccttgttgccggtattatcattgtactcttctttatctatagaagttccatagacatagtgtggtttgtgtattggtgctggagaaagacaaactatgttatgttgtggatgtattacttgtccatttgagactttaaaaaaatgatgaaacaattagaaatgaattggtattgtaaacatgaacacattttcgtctaattaatgataatatgtattatctatattcatggatgagtttgggtagaatgaaatctaacatgcttgctcggtcgggttcactcggttgagcgccggtcgcactcctcggttttggggcatgacaaacttggtatcagagcctaaggttttaaagtcctAGGATGTGtctgagccgtgtctagtagagtccttattatcggtgtgttgtcgaccatatctataattaggatgctacatgggcatttaggaataatacccttctttgatattttgaATCGTGCGATGCAACTGATTGTGAAATTGTTCCTCCTCTCACTCGTGCGTTGAtgttcaaggtaagtttaaatgctcttttggtttattccaagtaatgttgtcatatgacatgacgaatgggtaaaggcttgaatattaaacagatggcacaTATATCATGTTAAATGAATGGTATGgccatatgagacaagtatatcgtaccatgagcatactttatatgagaagagtgatagaagtgattacccacctcgaAAGAGGCAGTGGCGTGATAAATGAGAcataagcttaactagtacatgtggatagtgtgggaacgatgtatatgattctaagatgtaaacatgttacataggcacgtgatatatgaaaaGCATGGCCTgtagagtaatgataaatgtgtaggtatctcacgggagacaagaagttatgaaaggcgagttgattgaacccacaatgagaagaccctagtACTATGAACGTTATAAGAATCATAGGAATGTGTGAAGTGGTGTTAtactccaaaaaggatattgacatgAGGGAGTTGGATCCCAAGCCcatgtggctgaataagagtagagaacgtatgaggttaataccatggtgacttaaatctccctaatagtcgaACATATATATGAGGGATAGAGACATGAGACATATGTCCCTGAagttgctaaattcaagacttgtgtcaaaatgtgaatcattcaccccaagtgggggaGGAAGGGCCATAGAGAGGCCCCTTAAATACAATGAAACAAGAGTAAGACCATGTAGCTATGAtatttgaatattttgttgaagacagGTGTAGTCTAGAAAAGAGATAATGGGTAGCATGATTCTCTGAAATGATATGCTAATGATAGACCACTAGTACCCCAAAAAGGTGGAAGGTAAATGCTTCATACATGGAAATGTGAATGACATGGTCAACGatcctagaaactaagagtatgtTTACAAAGGGATTTTATACTTGTTAGGGGGTCAGgaacaatggaacccaaggaatTACTACATatcaaatgtgaaaggcttgcTAGTTCTTAGTATGAGTTAATCAGggatttgcgatttagctaaagttccaaggcTTTAAGAAATACGGAATgagtgggagagataaatgtgatgtgATAATATCCCAAGAGTGCATCTGGACTTGATagagagtctcttaagaatcttacaagcaaggaagtgttaagtgatacgtggatgaacacactttcccgtggatatcccaacaagtgtcgaaaggcgagcaggatgaattcccaactaaggaAAAAGACCACGTAACATATGGAAGAGAGTATAGCTATTCACAAACTAGAAAGAATGAggcgagaagaattggaagaaaacctatgaattgagaatggtcgattttgatgtgataatggggatgaaTTGGCTTTGCCctggagtttacaacccattagataaccacctaggtagaagtcacgaccctagtcccttttaatcatttgaaaaagactcaaaacacaaaaatattgtccttagttttatactagcaaacaatagagtaaagtagaattagaacaccaatcaagtttgtggaagtacaattggagccaaaacttgcaattaaattagatatacacctaatcgtatattctaactccctgtggattcgatcacGACCTTCGTTGGGTTTATTGTTGCATCAAATGCCTCACTACTTAATTTTGGTGTGGGTTTGGCCGAGATCAAGCATCCACTGTCTAGATACCAGTGCTTATTGTTTCCTCTCACCTTAGCATGCACCGAAATTCACAAGTTAGTTTTGGGAACCAAACAAGCTTAGGTCCTTTTTTGTTGGAAAAAGGCTGAATCAGATTCCTTCTTGCCCAGAACGAGAGAGGATTAGAAGTGTTTTTCTTGTTAACCTTAATCCACTCGGTATGGACAGGAATATTAACCTTTTATCCTCTTCCTTCTTTATATTTTTAGCAATACCAAAGGTGTCTCTAAACTGAGCATAAATTAAGGCAGGACAAATGTGTCTAAAGTGTCCTACTCTTCCACAATGAGTGCACATGTTATTATCAGAAattccaagtgtgctaagctacccatagattttcggctaagagtatccgccacaacattagccttcctcggatggtataaaatatcaatgtcataatccttgagtaattcaagccatcttctctgcctcagattcaattccttctgtttgaaaatatattgaaggctcttatggtccgtgaatatatccacatggaccccatataaataataacgccaaattttcaatgcaaataccaccgccgcaagttctaaatcatgtgttggatagttcttttcatgattctttagttgcctagaagcataagctatcaccttcccatgttgcattaatacacatccaagcccgattcttgaagcatcacaatataccacaaatccatctataccctctggtagagtcaacaccggtgccatagtcaatcttcctttcaattcctggaaactcttttcacaagcatctgaccattgagacttaattgccttctgcgtcaatttagtcaatggagaggcaagagtcgaaaacccctccacaaactttctgtaatatccagctaagcctaagaaactgcgaatctctgttggagtcataggcctcggccaattcttcacagctgaagtttcctgaggatcaaccttaattccctcactagaaactacaggacctaagaatatgactgattcaagccaaaattcacactttgaaaactttgcatataagtAGTGCagatgtagggtttgcagaactaccctgagatggtcaGCATGGTGCTCCtaacttcgtgaatatacaagaatatcgtcaatgaacactatcacaaaggagtcgaggaatggcttaaaaacgcgatccataagatccatgaaggctggtGGAGCAttcgttagcccaaaagacattactagaaactcaaaatgcccataccgggttctaaaagctattttcggaatatcccgctccctgatcttcaattggtgatacccggatcgtaaattgattttggagaagtacctggcaccttgtaattgatcaaacaagtcatctatccttggaagtgggtacttatttttgattattACTTTATTAAGCTGTCGAGAGTCAaaacacattctcagtgacccatctttttTTCTCAAAAAAGGACCGGtacgccccaaggcgacacacttggccggataaaacccttttctaaaaaatctctcaattgttcctttagctccttcagttctaccggtgccattctgtagggtggaatagatatgggatgcgtgtctggcatcacatcaatcccaaaatcaatctccatgtctggtgggatcctagggagttcatccagaaagactcccggaaattcattcacaacaggcacagactcaagtataggtgcctcagcatcggtgtccataacccaaaccaaatggtaaatacatccctttttgatcatttttgtggcctttaggtaagaaataaacctacccttcggcataATCAACCATGATCTGTGAGTCAATCTTCAAAATACTGAAGAAAGATGttgcaacaagctggactgaagaatgttagaaagcctttgacaaaatcaaggagtatttatccaaACCGCCCGTTCTGGTCCTACCAAAGCCAGAAAGATCACTACTACTTTATTTGTCTGTATTGGATGGAGCTTTCGGTTGCattttgggacaacatgatgaaattgGAAGAAAAGAGcatgcaatatattatttgagcacgatattcacaccctacgaagcccggtactctttgctagaacgcacctgctgtgctttgacattGCTAGCTCAGAATTTGAGGtattatttctgtgcatacactacatatctcatatccaGGATGGATCCACTGAAATATATCTTTTAGAATCCCacgcctacgggtaagttagcaaagtgcaAATATTGCTGAGCGAGTTTGACATCGTCTATGTAACTCAtaaggcagtcaaagggcaagcattggagGATCATCTGGCAAAAAAtcccgtagacggagaatacgaatcATTGATAACATATTTTCCCGATGAGGGGCTGTcgttcgtaggagaagatataaCTGAAGCATATGATGGTTGAAGAATGTTCTTCGACGTAGCTGCAaccttcaaaggagtgggtatcagAGCTATCTTAGTATCAGAAACTAGCCAACACTATCTGGTATCTATAAAACTTAGGTTttcatgtaccaacaatatggcagaatatgaggcttgcatcttgggactcaggttggccattgacatgaacgttcaggagttgctggtgaTTGGAGATTCTGATCTTTTGGTGCATCAGgttttaggagaatgggctaccaagaacaccaaaatattaccatatctgcactgtgtacaagagttgatcaagaggttcacgaagatagagttcaaacatgttttgAAGATTCAGAACGAGCTCACGGATGCATTAgccactttatcttccatgatacaacacctagacaagaacttcatcgatcctatcccaatagtAATTCATAAACAACCGTCTTattatgctcatgttgaagaagaaagtgaTGGAAATCCGTGTttccatgacatcaaagaatacttggcaaaGGAAGAGTACCTGGAACATGCAACTCATACTCAGAAGCGCATACTCCGAAGGatggccaaccatttcttttaaagcggaggaattctgtacagaaggactccagatctgggattattacggtgtgtcgacgccaaggaagcgtccagattgctcgaggaaatataTGCCGGAAcctgtggaccgcacatgaatggctttgtcttagccaagaaaatactaagagcaggctatttctggatgactatggaaacagactgtatCAAGTATgtccaatgccagatacatgctgatatgatacgagtgccacccaatgaactcaatccAATAAGCgcaccctggcctttctccgcttggggcatggatgtcatcggtctaATCGAACTTGCTGCTTCAAATGGGtataggttcattctagtggctatagactacttcacaaattGGGTTGAGGTCGCATCTTACAAagttgtaactaagaaggtcatcgcagattttgttcgggatcgcattgtttgtcggtttggagtaccagagtcaatcatcaccgacaatgccgctaatctcaacagtgatataatgaaggccatgtgtgaaactttcaagatcaagcataagaattccatagCATACAGTCCGCAGATGAATGGAGCTATATAATCTACTaacaaaaacatcaagaagatactaagaaaaatggtagataattacaaacaatggcacgagaagctgctatttgctctgctcgggtatcgtaccacggttcgcacatcaactggggaaaATTCTTACCTGTTGGTCTACGGTACGGAAGCGGTTATCCCTACAgaagtagaaatcccttctctaagaatcatacaagaagttGAGCTCAGTGACGCAGAATGGGTACAGAGCCGAtatgaacaactggctctcatcgataaaaaaaaaaggtaagACCAAGACAATTCACATCGGGGAAGTTAGTactaaagcggatcttcccacatcaggacgAAGCCAAGGGGAAGTTCTCACGCAactggaaaggtccatacatggttcatcgagtactaacaggaggagcaatCATACTTGTAGAAATTGACgaagagatttggccaaaacctatcaactcggacgcagtcaagagataatATGTTTAGGATTGCTTACATTTCTTCACTAggtgtaactgaactacgcttgacctgattcccgtttaagagaggatatgtaggcagccctgtgggttcggtcacttcttaataaaatcttcattttccccCACGATCAGAAACTGGGACAAGATCGCAAGTTCAGCCAACTTCGTCATATGCGGAACAGCCAAAAGTATTGTCAGAAGTATGTATTTAAACTGGGGAACCCTTAAAATTCTAAggcaaggaggttgcaatgtctctaaaaCGTGTCACAATCActggttcatctaaattatttgatgtcgcatactactacatttcaaataactataCTTATCAAATGTATTGCATAGTTTTcgaaaattttatttctatgatagcCAGATGTttcccagggtaactcaaacaagATTCCAAGATAGGATCAAAGGCCGAGAAAGAAGGCAAAAGAACGAACcgacctcccccccccccccccacaaaaatcatgaattttctttggatgcaggcatgaTAAAACAACATCATCCGCAGATACATCAAGTCACTACCTTCATGAAGACAAATTACCTAGCGCAGAcacctccagctaagaaataATTTACTTTCTtattgccttcccttgcatgaggctaagcattgcctccctttttggcataaggctaagcaatgcctttccaacatgagactaagcattgtctcctcttcttgcataaggctaagcactgcctttcctgcatgagactaagtattgtctcctcttcttgcgtgaggctaagcattggcccctaattgcataaggctaagaactgccttttctgcataagactaagcactgtctcctcttcttgcataaggctaagcactacctttcatgcataagactaagcattgtctcctcttcttgcataaagctaagcactgcctttccctcataagactaagcattgtctcctcttcttgcaaaATGCTAAGCACTGCttttttgcatgagactaagcattgtctcctcttcttgcatgaggctaagcattgcctccctaattgcataaggctaagcactgccttttcctacatgagactaagcattgtctcctcttcttgcatgaaggtaagcattgcctccctaattgtatAAGGCCAAGTATTGCCTTTCCCCGCACGAGCTAAGCATTGGTCCCCCCTTtttttcataaggctaagcatcgcTTTTTCCTTGCATAAGATTAAATTCTATCTCTACTACACTACCTAAAACCTACACTATCTCTTTGTcacctagggctaagcactgccctcatctcacacaagactaagccttTTCTCGTCTCGACCTTGCATATGAccaagcatcatatctttgcatttcatgggctgaaacatcgacATCTTGTCCAAAGGCGTCctagtctgaaggcatcatccttaTAGATgggagacaccattccatggccttaGGATCTCTcaaattgcacatcattattcaaaggcgtcatcattcagaggcaccatcctcatggcctgaGGACACTATTCCATGGCccgcgaatcccttatcatactcttcatggcccaggacgtcatggtctaaggacataatcctcaccgtccaaagacaaccttcatggtccaaagAAAATTTGCATCACGTTTAAACTTTCGcaataatacatatatatattcgcatgcaccgtgttttaagttttgcaggtaatctagGAGGTAATCGTTCTTCAAAATGAGAGAAATTGTTTtcgttcacaacgttcacatccttcaaTTGTTTCAAACACAACCGACCACCATCAATTGCCCACTTTTACTCTATGAACATTCAGATATTTGCTCTGTGATATATCCGTAACGTTTCAGATTCATATGCATGACTCTGCATAAATTCATCTGATACTATCCTGCCCAAAAGAACCCTCTTTGAAACATGCGAACAATCCTATAACAACTACATCGGTTTCGTTCACCGTTGGGTCCAAAACTACATATGACCTGATttccgtaacaccagggatatgtaggaaaCTCAGGAACCATAGTTCGGCCCCcatttttcaaatcacatcattcctcactcaattcggccaaaattggtcatcattttctttacccgacaactctttcatcattcatGGGTAAAGAAGGGCAATTATTGAAACCcaattttccctcatattttctcgaatagtatatatactttcaaaacatcattCGACATCATTATTTAGTTACAAATCTATAAAagcatttttctataattttcagagctttgaaattgattttcccgtatttaaattacttgaatattttttaattactcctttcaattattttgtGATGGCTTAATTACCTAAAATTACGATTTTTCATCTATAATACTTGCTTCAgatattttactctattttttataattacattagtatttttaGGCCATTCGCCCAATCTTGCAATAATAGCTTGTATTTTACAattttattgcatttgtcattttatttaaggtcaaaataatatcttacattttttataatcttctactattattttaaaatattactttgcataaatagcattttgtataatttatttaattattttattaaattattttcccttaatttcctATTTTTGAAAATATGGCCCAAAATTAGGATTAATTTCAGACCAATAGACCCTTGGCCCAATAACCCCAGCAGCCCAAGCAACCTAATGAACCCACCTAGTCCAAAACCCGACCCAGCCTATTTAAATCCCAGTCGTTGATCATAATTGATCAGCGACTGATAACACTCCCTTCATTTTCCTTATACTCCCAAtaccccaaaccctagagacaaaTCCCACTACTCGCCACCTCTAAACTCTCTTTGTCTTGCCTCTC
The DNA window shown above is from Nicotiana tomentosiformis chromosome 8, ASM39032v3, whole genome shotgun sequence and carries:
- the LOC138898036 gene encoding uncharacterized protein gives rise to the protein MAEYEACILGLRLAIDMNVQELLVIGDSDLLVHQVLGEWATKNTKILPYLHCVQELIKRFTKIEFKHVLKIQNELTDALATLSSMIQHLDKNFIDPIPIVIHKQPSYYAHVEEESDGNPCFHDIKEYLAKEEYLEHATHTQKRILRRMANHFF